In the Helianthus annuus cultivar XRQ/B chromosome 11, HanXRQr2.0-SUNRISE, whole genome shotgun sequence genome, one interval contains:
- the LOC110890965 gene encoding uncharacterized protein LOC110890965, translated as MADLMNLFGETLISKLEPDNPLYLHASDSTSLTVVNIKLKGTENYTVWANAMSLALRVKNKTGFIDGTFLKPGDNEILGSQWERCNSVVLAWILNSVSEELYLGHVYSKSAAEVWKELRDTYDKVDGSVVFDLYQKINSFSQNGSSVAEYYHKLNIMWKQLDQILQIPTCTCNASNQYNNFNHLVKLMQFLTGLDSVYQPVRSSLLIREPLPTIKEAFSIISREESHRNSNGFVSKEQNVGFISKINSVTDNKKKFSKNINQNVKCTHCNKLGHSIEKCFELIGYPPWMKSKSSQGFKKQAVSNNVVNSGVSDVSKSDAASLTPDQVSKLLGLLNLKSGENTVSSNMSGFVNKENPGDW; from the exons ATGGCAGATCTTATGAACTTGTTTGGTGAAACTTTAATAAGTAAACTAGAACCAGATAATCCTTTGTATTTGCATGCTAGTGATTCTACAAGTTTAACTGTGGTGAATATAAAGCTTAAAGGAACTGAAAATTATACTGTATGGGCTAATGCAATGAGTTTGGCTTTGagggttaaaaataaaactgGTTTTATTGATGGAACTTTTTTAAAACCTGGTGATAATGAAATTCTTGGTTCACAATGGGAAAGATGCAATTCGGTTGTTTTAGCTTGGATTTTAAATTCAGTTTCTGAAGAGCTTTATTTGGGTCATGTGTATTCGAAATCTGCTGCTGAGGTTTGGAAAGAGTTGAGAGATACTTACGATAAAGTAGATGGGTCTGTAGTATTTGATTTATATCAAAAGATTAATTCATTTTCTCAAAATGGCTCGTCAGTTGCTGAGTATTATCATAAGTTGAACATTATGTGGAAACAATTAGACCAGATTTTGCAAATACCTACTTGTACTTGTAATGCATCCAATCAGTATAATAACTttaatcaccttgttaaactaatgcAATTTTTAACGGGGTTGGATAGTGTGTATCAGCCTGTTAGGTCTAGTTTGCTGATTAGAGAGCCTTTACCTACTATAAAAGAGGCTTTCTCGATTATATCCAGGGAAGAATCTCACAGGAACTCTAATGGTTTTGTGTCTAAAGAGCAGAATGTTGGTTTTATATCTAAAATTAATTCTGTTACTGATAATAAAAAGAAGTTTTCTAAGAACATAAATCAGAATGTCAAGTGTACTCATTGTAATAAACTGGGTCATTCAATTgagaaatgttttgaactcaTTGGATATCCTCCCTGGATGAAATCAAAGTCTAGTCAAGGGTTTAAAAAACAGGCTGTTAGCAATAATGTTGTTAATAGTGGTGTTTCTGATGTTAGTAAGTCTGATGCTGCTAGTTTAACTCCTGATCAGGTGTCGAAGTTGTTAGGTCTGTTAAATCTGAAATCTGGTGAGAATACTGTTAGCAGTAATATGTCAG GATTCGTTAACAAAGAAAATCCTGGTGACTGGTAG